Proteins co-encoded in one Arachis hypogaea cultivar Tifrunner chromosome 13, arahy.Tifrunner.gnm2.J5K5, whole genome shotgun sequence genomic window:
- the LOC112732515 gene encoding cation/H(+) antiporter 18, whose protein sequence is MGSNSTGCPAGMKATSNGVFQGDNPLDYALPLAILQICMVVLLTRLLAFLLKPLRQPRVIAEIVGGILLGPSALGRSTAFLNAVFPSKSLTVLDTLANIGLLFFMFLIGLELDTRSLLNKTGKKALAIALAGITFPFVLGIGTSFALRATISQGVDKAPFFVFMGVALSITAFPVLARILAELRLLTTEVGRMAMSAAAVNDVAAWILLALAIALSGSNSSPLVSVWVLLSGCGFVICCALVLPPIFRWMSRRCSEGEAVNESYVCATLATVLAAGFVTDTIGIHALFGAFVVGVVLPKEGPFAAALVEKVEDLVSGLFLPLYFVSSGLKTNVATIRGLKSWGLLLLVIFNACFGKIVGTIAVSSFCRVPFQESLALGFLMNTKGLVELIVLNIGKDRKVLNDQTFAIMVLMAIFTTFITTPLVMAVYKPAKRMAKADYKYRTVKRKNPDTQLRLMVCFHSTRNIPSMLNLIEASRGTEKREGLCIYALHLMELTERPSAILMVHKTRKNGLPFWNKGCHSNSHSDANQMVIAFEALEQLSRVSIRPMTAISSIPNIHDDICACAESKRVAMVILPFHKHQRVDGTWETTRSEFRWVNKRVLEHAPCSVGILVDRGLGGTTHVAASNVSSSMTMLFFGGNDDQEALTYALRMAEHPGINLTIVHLIVRSEDVGAIVSVVDINDNASSSSSSTDEMLLSEVKAKKSLSVKFEERVVKSLGEIIEVVGEYSRACNLFVVGRVPKGHVAVTLNNVKCECPELGPLCNLLTSPELVSTSASVLVVQHYHAL, encoded by the exons ATGGGTTCAAATAGTACAGGATGTCCGGCAGGCATGAAAGCGACGTCGAATGGGGTGTTTCAGGGAGACAATCCGCTTGACTACGCACTCCCTCTTGCAATCTTACAAATCTGCATGGTGGTTCTTCTCACTCGCCTCCTAGCATTCCTTCTCAAGCCACTAAGGCAACCTCGCGTGATTGCAGAAATTGTGGGTGGAATATTGCTGGGTCCATCAGCTCTGGGACGCAGCACTGCCTTTCTAAACGCGGTCTTCCCATCCAAGAGCCTAACGGTCTTGGACACTTTGGCCAACATTGGCTTACTTTTCTTTATGTTCTTGATAGGACTCGAGCTCGACACAAGGTCCCTCCTTAACAAAACAGGAAAGAAAGCTCTTGCCATTGCCCTTGCAGGGATCACATTCCCCTTCGTCTTGGGAATCGGGACATCTTTCGCACTTCGAGCAACAATCTCGCAGGGAGTCGATAAAGCACCTTTCTTTGTGTTCATGGGAGTCGCACTCTCCATCACCGCCTTCCCCGTCCTGGCACGCATCTTGGCTGAGTTGAGGCTGCTTACCACTGAGGTTGGACGGATGGCCATGTCAGCAGCGGCTGTTAATGACGTGGCAGCGTGGATTCTTCTCGCCCTTGCGATTGCGCTCTCTGGCTCTAACTCTTCTCCACTTGTCTCCGTTTGGGTCCTCTTGTCCGGATGCGGCTTTGTAATCTGTTGCGCACTTGTTCTTCCTCCGATCTTCAGATGGATGTCTCGGCGCTGCTCTGAAGGTGAAGCCGTCAACGAGTCCTATGTCTGTGCCACGTTGGCAACGGTCTTGGCAGCTGGTTTTGTCACTGACACCATTGGAATCCATGCTCTGTTTGGGGCTTTTGTCGTTGGAGTTGTTCTTCCCAAGGAAGGCCCTTTTGCGGCTGCTCTTGTTGAGAAGGTTGAGGATCTTGTCTCTGGTCTCTTCCTTCCATTGTACTTTGTGTCCAGCGGACTCAAGACAAATGTAGCCACCATTCGTGGCCTCAAGTCCTGGGGGCTCCTTCTTTTGGttatattcaatgcttgcttcggTAAGATTGTTGGTACCATTGCTGTCTCCTCCTTTTGTAGGGTACCTTTTCAAGAATCATTGGCTCTCGGCTTTCTCATGAATACTAAGGGCTTGGTAGAGCTCATCGTGCTCAACATTGGTAAAGATAGGAag GTATTAAATGACCAAACATTTGCAATTATGGTGCTGATGGCTATCTTCACAACATTCATCACGACGCCTTTGGTAATGGCAGTTTATAAACCGGCCAAGAGAATGGCAAAAGCTGACTACAAATACAGAACAGTTAAGAGGAAAAACCCGGACACTCAACTGCGACTCATGGTGTGTTTCCACAGCACAAGGAACATCCCTTCAATGCTAAATCTGATTGAAGCCTCGCGCGGCACTGAAAAAAGGGAAGGCCTTTGCATATATGCATTGCATCTCATGGAGCTCACTGAGAGGCCTTCTGCTATATTGATGGTCCACAAAACCAGAAAGAATGGCCTACCCTTTTGGAACAAAGGCTGCCACAGCAACAGCCATTCTGATGCGAATCAAATGGTGATTGCATTTGAGGCTTTGGAGCAGCTAAGCAGAGTGTCGATTCGCCCCATGACTGCAATCTCATCCATCCCCAACATTCACGATGACATATGCGCTTGTGCTGAGAGCAAGAGGGTTGCAATGGTAATTCTGCCATTTCACAAGCACCAAAGGGTTGATGGAACATGGGAAACAACAAGAAGTGAATTCAGGTGGGTGAATAAGAGAGTTCTCGAGCATGCACCCTGTTCTGTAGGGATCTTGGTGGACCGGGGGCTTGGTGGGACCACCCACGTGGCAGCAAGTAATGTTTCATCTTCAATGACGATGCTATTCTTTGGAGGCAACGATGATCAAGAGGCGCTTACTTATGCTTTGAGAATGGCAGAGCATCCTGGTATCAACCTCACCATAGTGCACTTGATAGTAAGGTCCGAGGATGTTGGAGCCATTGTCAGTGTCGTAGATATAAACGACAAcgcatcatcgtcatcatcatcaacgGACGAGATGCTGCTTTCTGAGGTCAAAGCAAAGAAGAGCTTATCCGTAAAGTTTGAAGAGAGAGTTGTGAAAAGCCTCGGTGAGATAATTGAGGTGGTTGGAGAGTACAGCAGAGCATGCAACTTGTTTGTGGTTGGTAGGGTGCCTAAAGGACACGTGGCGGTGACTTTGAACAATGTGAAATGCGAGTGTCCAGAATTGGGGCCACTCTGCAACTTGTTGACCTCTCCGGAACTGGTCTCAACTTCAGCCTCGGTTTTGGTCGTGCAACACTATCATGCTCTATGA
- the LOC112732517 gene encoding uncharacterized protein isoform X2 has product MIARTTSLEKKQKQETHLRARIVADVPLYPSVPAALCFPLPVGPSPICSLLPLVLFLGLLSFLVQITEHRTKGGEAKERPARRTDTAVKSCRRNALHLHSGFFLSEYCQSRREENRNAIKWY; this is encoded by the exons ATGATTGCGCGCACCACTTCATTAG AAAAGAAGCAGAAACAAGAAACACACCTCCGCGCTAGAATCGTTGCCGACGTTCCCCTCTACCCGTCAGTACCGGCTGCATTGTGCTTCCCCTTGCCAGTGGGTCCATCGCCGATTTGCTCCCTCCTTCCTCTGGTTCTATTCTTAGGTCTGCTTAGCTTCTTGGTTCAGATTACTG AACACAGGACAAAAGGGGGTGAAGCAAAGGAAAGGCCTGCAAGACGCACCGATACCGCTGTGAAGAGTTGTCGCCGCAACGCGCTGCACCTCCATTCTGGGTTTTTCCTATCTG AATACTGCCAAAGCAGGAGAGAAGAAAATAGAAATGCAATCAAGTGGTACTAA
- the LOC112732517 gene encoding uncharacterized protein isoform X1, translating to MIARTTSLEKKQKQETHLRARIVADVPLYPSVPAALCFPLPVGPSPICSLLPLVLFLGLLSFLVQITEHRTKGGEAKERPARRTDTAVKSCRRNALHLHSGFFLSAEYCQSRREENRNAIKWY from the exons ATGATTGCGCGCACCACTTCATTAG AAAAGAAGCAGAAACAAGAAACACACCTCCGCGCTAGAATCGTTGCCGACGTTCCCCTCTACCCGTCAGTACCGGCTGCATTGTGCTTCCCCTTGCCAGTGGGTCCATCGCCGATTTGCTCCCTCCTTCCTCTGGTTCTATTCTTAGGTCTGCTTAGCTTCTTGGTTCAGATTACTG AACACAGGACAAAAGGGGGTGAAGCAAAGGAAAGGCCTGCAAGACGCACCGATACCGCTGTGAAGAGTTGTCGCCGCAACGCGCTGCACCTCCATTCTGGGTTTTTCCTATCTG CAGAATACTGCCAAAGCAGGAGAGAAGAAAATAGAAATGCAATCAAGTGGTACTAA